Proteins found in one Xenopus laevis strain J_2021 chromosome 1L, Xenopus_laevis_v10.1, whole genome shotgun sequence genomic segment:
- the lox.L gene encoding lysyl oxidase L homeolog precursor, which produces MGCAPGRVFLLQLVLYLHCLLLGDCQQQRSPVGPSSMWRQRLQWQSNGRVYSLLSHGSEYQPARRREQEGSAPHSPLLLLSSRHNNSVSQGTGAHRAQPPRSVTPSAEGQQQQPASTNPAAREDAAATSRLWFQATRQRNAGDAAGRQRSAGAAQERRQGAQASHTRVNGTDRVEGMQGDDPYNPYKYSEDNPYYNYYDTYERSRTNERQRPGYGTRYFQNGLPDLVPDPYYIQASIYVQKMSMYNLRCAAEENCLASSAYSSDVRDYDQRVLLRFPQRVKNQGTADFLPSRPRYTWEWHSCHQHYHSMDEFSHYDLLDASSHRRVAEGHKASFCLEDTSCDYGYYRRFACTAHTQGLSPGCYDTYNADIDCQWIDITDVKPGNYILKVSVNPSYQVPESDYSNNVVRCDLRYTGHYVYTSGCTISPY; this is translated from the exons ATGGGCTGCGCCCCGGGGAGAGTCTTTTTATTGCAGCTCGTCCTGTATTTACATTGTCTTTTACTTGGGGACTGTCAGCAGCAAAGGAGCCCTGTGGGGCCGAGCTCCATGTGGAGACAGAGACTTCAGTGGCAGAGTAACGGGAGGGTGTACAGTCTGCTGAGCCACGGCTCCGAGTACCAGCCGGCCAGGCGCAGGGAGCAGGAGGGCAGCGCGCCCCACTCTCCGCTTCTTCTGCTCAGCAGCCGCCACAACAACAGCGTTTCCCAGGGCACCGGCGCACACAGAGCCCAACCTCCCAGATCCGTAACCCCAAGTGCGGAGGGGCAGCAGCAACAACCTGCGAGCACTAACCCGGCAGCACGGGAAGACGCCGCCGCCACCTCTCGCTTGTGGTTCCAGGCGACAAGGCAAAGAAACGCCGGAGATGCCGCCGGGAGACAGAGGAGCGCAGGTGCCGCGCAGGAGAGGCGTCAGGGCGCACAGGCGTCTCACACCCGAGTCAACGGGACGGACAGAGTGGAGGGAATGCAGGGGGACGACCCGTATAACCCCTACAAGTACTCCGAGGATAATCCCTATTACAACTACTATGACACCTATGAGAGATCCAGGACGAATGAGAGGCAGAGGCCGGGCTATGGCACCAGGTACTTTCAGAACG GTCTTCCAGACTTGGTTCCAGATCCTTACTACATTCAGGCGTCGATTTATGTTCAGAAAATGTCCATGTATAACCTGCGGTGTGCTGCTGAAGAAAACTGCTTGGCAAG CTCAGCATACAGCTCAGATGTCAGAGACTATGATCAACGAGTGCTTCTCAGGTTCCCACAAAGAGTCAAAAACCAAGGTACGGCTGACTTCTTGCCAAGCAGACCACGATACACTTGGGAATGGCACAGCTGTCACCA ACATTATCATAGCATGGACGAGTTCAGCCATTATGATTTGCTGGATGCCAGCAGTCACAGAAGAGTTGCTGAGGGCCACAAAGCCAGCTTCTGCCTAGAAGATACCTCCTGTGATTATGGCTATTACAGACGGTTTGCATGCACAGCTCATACACAG GGATTGAGTCCTGGTTGTTATGATACATATAATGCAGATATTGATTGCCAGTGGATCGATATCACAGATGTAAAACCTGGCAACTACATCTTAAAG GTCAGTGTGAATCCCAGCTACCAGGTACCAGAATCTGATTACTCCAACAATGTTGTGCGTTGTGATTTACGATACACTGGACATTACGTGTACACTTCCGGCTGCACAATTTCTCC tTATTAA
- the lox.L gene encoding lysyl oxidase L homeolog isoform X1: MRRVRISAGSVALYPAQPPHTHLYRLRDKMGCAPGRVFLLQLVLYLHCLLLGDCQQQRSPVGPSSMWRQRLQWQSNGRVYSLLSHGSEYQPARRREQEGSAPHSPLLLLSSRHNNSVSQGTGAHRAQPPRSVTPSAEGQQQQPASTNPAAREDAAATSRLWFQATRQRNAGDAAGRQRSAGAAQERRQGAQASHTRVNGTDRVEGMQGDDPYNPYKYSEDNPYYNYYDTYERSRTNERQRPGYGTRYFQNGLPDLVPDPYYIQASIYVQKMSMYNLRCAAEENCLASSAYSSDVRDYDQRVLLRFPQRVKNQGTADFLPSRPRYTWEWHSCHQHYHSMDEFSHYDLLDASSHRRVAEGHKASFCLEDTSCDYGYYRRFACTAHTQGLSPGCYDTYNADIDCQWIDITDVKPGNYILKVSVNPSYQVPESDYSNNVVRCDLRYTGHYVYTSGCTISP, from the exons ATGAGAAGGGTCCGCATCTCCGCCGGGTCTGTAGCTTTGTATCCAGCTCAGCCTCCTCACACTCATCTCTATAGACTGAGGGACAAGATGGGCTGCGCCCCGGGGAGAGTCTTTTTATTGCAGCTCGTCCTGTATTTACATTGTCTTTTACTTGGGGACTGTCAGCAGCAAAGGAGCCCTGTGGGGCCGAGCTCCATGTGGAGACAGAGACTTCAGTGGCAGAGTAACGGGAGGGTGTACAGTCTGCTGAGCCACGGCTCCGAGTACCAGCCGGCCAGGCGCAGGGAGCAGGAGGGCAGCGCGCCCCACTCTCCGCTTCTTCTGCTCAGCAGCCGCCACAACAACAGCGTTTCCCAGGGCACCGGCGCACACAGAGCCCAACCTCCCAGATCCGTAACCCCAAGTGCGGAGGGGCAGCAGCAACAACCTGCGAGCACTAACCCGGCAGCACGGGAAGACGCCGCCGCCACCTCTCGCTTGTGGTTCCAGGCGACAAGGCAAAGAAACGCCGGAGATGCCGCCGGGAGACAGAGGAGCGCAGGTGCCGCGCAGGAGAGGCGTCAGGGCGCACAGGCGTCTCACACCCGAGTCAACGGGACGGACAGAGTGGAGGGAATGCAGGGGGACGACCCGTATAACCCCTACAAGTACTCCGAGGATAATCCCTATTACAACTACTATGACACCTATGAGAGATCCAGGACGAATGAGAGGCAGAGGCCGGGCTATGGCACCAGGTACTTTCAGAACG GTCTTCCAGACTTGGTTCCAGATCCTTACTACATTCAGGCGTCGATTTATGTTCAGAAAATGTCCATGTATAACCTGCGGTGTGCTGCTGAAGAAAACTGCTTGGCAAG CTCAGCATACAGCTCAGATGTCAGAGACTATGATCAACGAGTGCTTCTCAGGTTCCCACAAAGAGTCAAAAACCAAGGTACGGCTGACTTCTTGCCAAGCAGACCACGATACACTTGGGAATGGCACAGCTGTCACCA ACATTATCATAGCATGGACGAGTTCAGCCATTATGATTTGCTGGATGCCAGCAGTCACAGAAGAGTTGCTGAGGGCCACAAAGCCAGCTTCTGCCTAGAAGATACCTCCTGTGATTATGGCTATTACAGACGGTTTGCATGCACAGCTCATACACAG GGATTGAGTCCTGGTTGTTATGATACATATAATGCAGATATTGATTGCCAGTGGATCGATATCACAGATGTAAAACCTGGCAACTACATCTTAAAG GTCAGTGTGAATCCCAGCTACCAGGTACCAGAATCTGATTACTCCAACAATGTTGTGCGTTGTGATTTACGATACACTGGACATTACGTGTACACTTCCGGCTGCACAATTTCTCCGTGA